The DNA window AAAATAAACAATTCATTAGAATATAAACTAGGATACCCacctttttcaggaaaaaataattcaaagtgATAAGGAAAGACCACAAGCAATATTGGCCTATGAACAAATCTCCCCTAACTCAGTACTAAGCTACAGCTacctctgttttcctttgattCCTACTAACATTCTGGTTGTCTGTTCCCTTCTACTTTCCGTTTACTGGTGAGGCACTTCTCTTCTGTCACTGCTTCTTGTGACTCATAAAATGACTTTCCCTTGACAGACTGTTGTTCTCAGGGGAAGAAGtaatttcctcttctttctcccCACCTACCGgagcttttcttttaaagggaTAGAACGCACATATTGCACACAAAGCTATGCAGCCTGCTTCAGCTTGAGGAACAAAGGAATAGTCTATCTTTTCCCTCCTTGGAAAGACAGCAAAATGTATCAGATCGGAACCAGGTTCTCCTAGTGAATTCTTCTCAGGCACCACTGGTAAAAAAGCCAGATCTTTGGCCAGGGCTAGCAAAGACCTGCCCATGACCTCTACAGGAAACCAAGAGTTTCATTGCTGTTGCTGATGTTGTAGGAAAGCGTTCTGTACTGAAGATTCTTTCTTATCTAGGACCTGTTTGTACTACTGGATTTAATTGGTGCACCAAACCCagtttttccaaattattttccaaacacTCTTCGATGGTTTCAGAGGCTTCAAGCAATTGGTAAGCAGAAGGATATGGGCTTTGAATGAATTTCAAAACCTAGTGAGTAGTTTCTGAATGCATTAAACCCTGTAAATCAgatttttagattttctggTTTATAGTAATAATCTTTGATAATGTAAATGTGAAATATTAAGCTTATATGAAGATTTTGATACTTGGTTAATAAAACAACTGAGGAAGACTCTCAGGCATTTGGAAGCAACAAAACAGATTCTATTACTGATTGTCACTCTGTGACACTTTGCAACTGCTTCCCTTCTGTGTTTTAGTTCTCACTTCTGTAAAATGATGATAATAGCACCAGTCCTGAGGTCTTCCAAGTATTAAACAAATGCAAAAGACAGTCACCACtgcctttttcttccctgataGAAAAAGCTTCCATGTGAGAGGAAAAGTAATTCAAATGTGCGAACATCCCTTGTTGTCCAAAAATTGTCATAATCACTTTCATTGTGCATTACAGAGCAAAAGCTACACAAAATGAATCTGCTGAAGAATCACCCTGTTGAAAGTCGGTATTTCCAGAGTACTTTACATCGAGGCTTGGTTGAAGATGACCACGTTCCATTTTTATTAAGAGGTACCAGTAGTTGTCATATTTTGAATAATGTGTTCAGTAAGAAATGCATCATTTAGTAAATGAGCATGTGTATATGCTCCTGTTTTTCAAGCTTATTTGCCCCAGCTTGACGCTTCTGAATGCAACTTTTGAGCTTTGATGTAAcacttaatgaaaaaaattgattcCTTAGTGGTATGCAgctgaaaaatcagaaagaaaaagcaggaaaacaggaaagaggctgagaaaaaaaatgctcatTCTCAAAAGTACTTGGGAAGCAGAAGACTGATTTAATTCCTCTTTTACCCAGAAGGTGCAGTACATATAGGTGGCTtgatgtgtatatatgtatatatacacacacacacatatatatatgcagtGATACAGTCACTGAATCATATATAGTGATGCAGCTCTTTCAAGTGGAAGTTCCTTTATCTGAGGACAACACTGTCTCTATTCTACAGAGTAAATATAAGACACACTATTTTACCATTTTTGTAGAGAActaaaaaaatgcttcaaaaatgTTCAGTCTTAACACTTTCATAAAAACATGCTAATCAGTTTTCAATTTGAAGAGTTGCAGTGATTTCTCTGTCCTTCTGTAGCTCCTAAATACACAATGCaaataatctcaaaaaaaaaccaaaaaaccatcAAAACCCCCAACAAGTAGCTacagattatttaaaaaaaataaaatgaaagtattcaaaggaaaggaaggtgGCAGCTTTACACAACACGCTCCTAATGATGGGGTGCAGTCACAATCATCAAAACAAGAGAAGGTAAAAGGAAGCTGCGGTGACACACCCTATAAAGCAAGCTCATTGAGTAGTTACCTGACTCTCTTGCTAAATGGTGAAGTATCAGTTGGCTTAACAGAACTTCTCCAATATCTCTTCTCCAAATgtcacttttctttttatagGGGTTCCAGTCCTGCATCTGattccatccccttttcctgcagTATGGCATACCATGAAGGACACAGAAGAAAACCTTGACAAAGCCACTATCGACAATCTCAACAAAATCCTGCAGGTGTTTGTACTGGAATATCTCAACCTTTGACAGACAAAACATCAAAGAATTGTACACCATTCACACTACTGTTTGCCCACCTTCATACTTGCTATTTAATTGCATTGGAGAGAGTGAAGGTGAAGAAAAATGTGATAGTTCTTGCTAGACCGATTATTGATTGAACTGTTCCTGGCCCATTGGTCCATTAGCCAAATAAGATACCATTAAATAAGAGTTAGTTCATCCTGGAATGAACTTGATCTTTCCATGTTTTAtctctaaataaaaaaacctccagaatttttccagattgttaTCATTGTTTTTTTGTCACGTATTATGATCCCAGGAGGGAATGCCTCATGACTTAATTGTATAATACAGTTTTTACAAGGTGTGGCCAACTTTTGCAGTGTTCAGCTATGGAAATTCATGCCATGTTTTCAAAAGAGGCAAAAATCACACCACAGCAGACTTCTACTTTGGGCTGAAACAAACCACCTCATGTTGACATGAGTTGCTAGAACTCCTGACACACAGATGTGATTTTTAAACCTCTCTGGtccctctcctccttctcctacAAAGGCAGCTGCAAGGGTTTTTCTCTGcagacagagaaaacagagcaaTAACCCAAATTCAGTTTTACCCCTATAATTTGTTGGATACTTTTTGATGGAGAAGGGTGGTGGGGGTTGATGCCAACAGGAAGGTATGTGGTAGTTTACCTGTCCTGTGACTGCAACACAGGAGATATAAACAAAAGATCAAGTGGTGTGTGGGAGCAATGGCCCAGTACACAGCATTCAGTCATGTGAGAATCATTCGCAATTTGACCCAAAAAACCTCCGAAACACCACCCACCTGCTGTTTTTAACACAGACTACAACAAAAATAATCATACAGGGAAAATAATCACTTTAGAAACTATAGTTTATCTAAATACAATTTTAAGGCAAAGTGctatcaaaaagaaaatgttattaaaagCAAGACAACAGTTTAGACACCAAAAAGATACCAGTTTAACAACTCTGTGTTTTTACATTCCTTACTGGAATTACTTACTAGATTTAGTGTTacactggaaaaaagaaagcctgGAATGAGATCAATGAAAGCCAGAACAACATTCAAAAGCTATTGACAGAATTATGGTTTCTACTGGTGAGAAAAGGATAAgagcattttaagaaaaaaataaaaatatcaagctgatagaagaaagaaaaaatcagtattttactGCTACAAACTTCTTCCCTACAAGTTCTACCCTGAGcaaagagatttaaaaagaaGGTAAGCAATGGAGTTGTAGGCCTATCAGATTTGGCCtctatattttttcctaaaacaaatattttggagCCTAAGACAATATTTACATCCGTATTATAAAGTTGTTACAGAAATAGGTATTTACAGCAATGAAAATGTGTAAAATTTTACTATTACAGGATagcctgaaaaataaatttgatctGATTTTGGTAACCtaagataaaataaaagcattttgtgTTTTCCCATCACTTTTACATTGGTGAGGAATATTTGTCTTACCTGCAACTTCTGAAATAGAATACTaggaaaattcaaaaaaattagACAGATGTCTTTATTTTCAGGTATTACTGTACATCTGTGTAAATATATCAGAGCTTCTTGAACTCATAtgattatattatattattaattattaatcatTATTAATATGATTATATTCTCCTCTACTTCAGCTGATGAGAAAATAGTCTAAAAAACTACATTACATCTTCTGAAGTTTGAATACTTTGAGCAGTGTAAAGCACCTTCCACACCTTCCTAAATGGCAAAGAAAGGTAACAGAATGgctaaatatagaaatattaaACATGAATTTGTGTGGCTGATTTGTTTTGAACTCTTGTGGTACTCCGTATTTTGCAAGACCTCTGAAAAATGCAGTACACATTTGCAGTGTGGACTTCTACTCTTCTTCTTTGAGAATTTTTAAGTTAACTTCAAACATTCTGAAATGTTGGATCAGAGGGTTGCTAAAACTGGGAAAAgcctgtttttttaaaagctctAGTAAGATTTATCTGAAACCGTAATTTAACCAGGTACACCAAATCACGTCAATTTTGTCAGTAAATTTTTACTGCCTGAGCATGCAGCTCTCAAGTTATGTTTACATTTTACGTTAGAGTCCAAGGAAATGAGATACAGGTTGCTGTAATATGATTCAGTATTTCTCAAAATGTGAATAAATCATGAAAAATCTTGTATTTGTCTTCTTCCCCCACTGGGTTTtgtgtttggggttgttttttggtaCAGGAAAAAAGGGCCATCTCCTAACTGGATGCTAGCCCTtgaaaagtttaattaaaaagggGAGGGTCATCATCTTAGCAATTTGTGTGATGCctcattcatttaaaaaataattgctggAAGGAAAACTTACATCAACCCAGTAACCATGTGAATCCAAGAATCTAAGCTCTCAAAAGCACAAGAAGTAGTCAGTAAGGCAGACATGGTACAAGGTGGGCTCTCATTGCTAAGGCAGGGGAGAACAGGCAGGTAGGACAAAGTCAAACCTATTTCATAAAAcacccagaaaacaaaaaatacaagtgAAGAGACCAGGACTGGTATCTCTTCTACTCTCCGTTTCAACACTGAATATGACTAAATATCCAGATCTATTGGAGCTAGATATGCACAGGACAGATAATCACTTCGGAATTCAGAGAGAGGCTTTGTGTTGAAGAACCTATGGCCGGATAGCTTCTCCTCTGTTGGACGGTGGCAGCAAGGATTAGAAATCAATAGAGGACTTCAGTTAATCTAATCAGCAGAATTGCTGCACAGATTCTCTCCTTGAAAAGGATTTGTCATATATCAGTCAAGGGGAAGggaataaaaatcagtttacCAGCCACAAAAGGCTGTCACTGGCTTTGTGTGCCAAAGATGTCTGTGGCTTAAGGGAATGCAGAACAGAATGAACTCAAAAGCCATCATTCAACAtgtaaagctgaaaaaaaaccctcttatTTTGGTAGTTATTTGTCTTGTTATAGGTGTTCTGTATCAGGACAAGGCAGTTTCTCACAAGAATCTGAAGCCAAATAATGGTACCTGCCCCTCAAACTCTCTAAAGCTGGATACATTTACCTACAAGTGATGTGATCCTGTGTGATCACAGCTGGAACTACTTAAGGGGTTAACAATGCCAAATCCTCTGGCAGACAGAAATGACAGCAAGTACTCTTCTCTCTAGCTGGGACAGCACTCCTAACATTAGGAATAAAGATGACATAAATTATCAATTCTAATTCCCTGTGTATCAAATAAGTATTTAGATTGTGACCAGCTAACAACAAAATACAGTTAGAAAAGgcaaaatgtacaaaaaacCACTTTCTATAGAATTATTACAAGGACCCAATCTGCACTGGTAGTAGACCCAGAAAAATAGTTCTGAAGTTTGACATACCTGCTCACTGAGACTGATGTATCATCCGAGAGCATCACTTAAACGATACATATAGAAAGGCAACTATAAAATCTCGTACACAAATTACCACTTTTTCCTTGTCATTTACGAATTatactggttttattttcctcgTATAAAAGGAGACATTTTACTCTGTGCTGATATAACAAATATTCTTAATAGATTCGTAACAATAAAGCAGCTAAAAAGCTGTTCTAAATTCTAAAAGAATCTTTATCATCtgtatatatgatatatattgTAAACAATCACTCAAGAAAGTATTTTTGTTAAAGTGATTATATTGCACTcagaattctgggattttcaCCCTCCCATCTCATTTTAAATCAGAGAtcagcttcatttttttaataaaatggagATTTAATTTTCTACTTAAAACAAGTAAGCATGCATTCAATATAATACAATGTATTGAAAGTATCAGAAAAAGGGCATGTGTTTGATTATGAAACTGGAGTAAGGAACAATTCTTAACCAGGCCACACAACAGTAGTGTATTGTAAACATTTTGCTGGCTCTAAGGTGTTGCAGATGCTGTAGAAAGTGCAATCTAGTTCATCACCCAAGAGGTACAAAGAGGTTCTAGTGTTCTGTACTTCAGTAAATTCCATGCAGCAATGGCACATGTAATAGACTCACAGAAAGACAGGATAATGGACCAGAGGTGATTACTGAGTTAATACTGACCTATTAGAAACAGAGCCAATCATTGTAACTTCATTGTAATCTTTAAATGAAAGTTTGCCAGGTCATTACATTTTCTAACAGAGCAATGAAATTTTCACTCCTGCTGCAAATGAAGTACAGAACTGGATTCCCTACTTGTAGCTTATATGGACAGTGTCCCAGTGGCAGTCTGGACACTACCCTCAgccaaaaacatccccaaaagaTATATCTCCATCATGCAGAATGTCACCTTGCTTTTGCAAGAATGACTACCTCCTCCAAGCACTGGCTCAAGAAACAGGTcatggaggggaggggaaaaaaaaagaaaaaaagaggaatgcagtgttacacagaaaaagaaatcctcaGCCAGTGAAGTGGCCACAAATctttaaaattcaaatgaaGGCTGTTTTCTCCACTAAGATCTACATGAGAAAGATTCCTTCATCAAAGCCATTATCTTCAGGTAACATAGTATCTTTGGAATCCCTGAGATACTACAGCTCCATGTAACCACCTCACAGAAGTGGAGAGACTGACTTAGCACACAGATGAACAAGGTGGAAGCCAGCAAATAGCACCCTGAGTTGCAAGTAGAACAACAGGAATGGGCAACCCATTCCTAGATGGCAGAGATGCAGAAGAATGTGCAGAGGAGCAATTTTAAAACAGATACTGCATTggggaatagaaaaaaaattgaagtattTCTAGAAGGCCTTTCCCTATTGTCAgagcaaagaaggaaaagacagcaaggagagggaagagctcTCTGAGAAAGGCCCTGGAGAAATGCAGACACCTCAAAGTACAGTAGGACAGTAATGCAAAAGCAGAGACAAGTTAAGTGGGCTTGATCCAAGTGTGTCCCAAAGGTTAAGCACTCCAGCAGTGACTACAAACTCTCAGCAATCACTGACCTGTACTCTTGATATAAACCGGGAATATAAATAAACTATTTTTCCCCCTGGaactacaaaaaaaatacacaaagagGAAAATACAAAGTCACAATCATATCATAGAATACTCTCCACAgtcaaaaattaaatactggCTTCAGAAACAACAGTCATTTGTTCTGTATGCTAAATAGGGTTAATTGTAAAAAAGAGGTGCTTGTAAAATCTTAagttttaagtattttatttccCAGTATATTGCTAAATAATTTTGCAGTTAAACCAAAAAGTAAGAAATATCAGAGATGAGTATGGAATACTTACAACTAGAAAATGGTTGCTGAACCATCTGAATTTCTATAAAAGCatcaataaaaatgtaaaaacatgGTCTCACAAAACCAATTACAATCTGAAATGCCAGATTGTCTTCACAATGGTCACAACATGAATACTGATGGATTTTTGCAACCAAAAACTAATTGTGATTTGGCCTAAACATGGCTTAATACAGCAATCAAACACATCTGAAAACTGGGACTTGTATTTCTGCCATTTCCTACTTTGTCAGCTATTCAGCATCCAGTAATtctcattagaaaaaaaaaaaaagctacctGGTCACAATTTTATTCTCTTATGGAGTTGTGCTGCATCTCAATACCTTCTTGgataaatgaagaaaagtggATAAAAAAGATGAGTAGAAATAGACACCCTATAAAACTACTTGTAAAGTATTGTAAGCCTGCAAAATATCTGTGGCATTACACAGGCTACTGCTGATGTGAAGGAAAAAACTGCTATTTAACCACTTCATGAATATGAACAATGCACTTGTTCCCAGCCATTTAGAATGATTTGACATTCCAAATGTTTATAAAAATTGGGTAATAAAAGAATAAAGTCAATACCCTTAAGTATAATAAATAATGGTGTTTATTACGGTCGGGGCTGACCACGAGCGTTTGTTCCATATCTGCTTGGGGCATTTGCAAAACCAGTTCTGAATCCTTGAGCTGTTCCCATTCCTGGTATTCCAAGTCCTTGATTGAGTACACTGCTGTAGGGTGCAGATCCATGATTAAAGCCCAATCCATAGGGCTTTGTCTGAGTGTTTAAAAGGATGACTGGACTCACATTTTTGCCTGGTGtgttaaaagaaaattctggtGGTGGGCTGCAGGGCTTAGCTGGAGTGGAGGTAACAGGGTTCAAactgtcagcagctttcaaagATGGCATTGGAATAATGTGATGATCCGAAAGGTTCAGAATATTGTTTGCAATAGGCACAGATGATAAGGTAGGTCTGATCCAGTCATCTTTGAAAATCTGAACAGTCAAGGTAGAGACCAACGTGTATAATCTGTTAGTGACATGGGCAAGTACCATTTGCTCATTTGCGTCTCTCCGAATTCGGACATGGACTGATCCAGCCTagaaagtgataaaaaaaagTTGGCTGTTAATTGTTACACCAACAAAGATTCCCCACATGCACTCAAGAAGAGGTAAATTATCCTGCAGAGAATTACACAAAGACCTTTTGCAGGGGAAACTACTAACTAAATTAAGAACCTTATTACAGGATACATTCTGATCTTTCCTAGTATGTTGCTCTCTTATGAACATATAATCATTCAACAGAAGTGAGTCTTAGAACCAAACTATACAATACAACGTGTTGGCAGGAAAGGCAAcactggggagaaaaatggcTCAAAAGAACAAAGTGAAAATTTAGGCCTAAGTGGTAGAACAGTAAACTGAAAGCTATTTTTACCTCAGAAAGAGAGAACTGCTGccttttattgttgttttaaGTAGGGTAGCATACTGGAAGAAATCAGTGAAGAAGTATCTAAGACTCTTAATTTTCCAGCTGTCACAAAAATACCTGCCTCAACTTTGGAATAACCAAGTTCTGTGTGATCATTCTGTATCACAAAAAATACCCCTTCATTTCTTGCAGCTTACAGAATAACTGGTACACAATTGTATTTTACACATATGCACACATAGTTATTTCTACCTTCTCCCCTAGAAATGCTGAAAACATATAATTCTACTGTCTACTGTAGACCTTTGGTGCTGGAAGGGTTAcagttctttctctcttcctagACAATTTACACTAACACaccattttgaaaaatgttttttctataGTTTGTCATTTTCCAAAATACGAAAATACGAAAAATACAATCCAAAATACGAAAGAAATTCTACAGTTGCAAAAATGCATGCTTTAAGCCAGAACTGCAGTATACATTAACAACATTAATCAACaacaaagcttaaaaaaaaatataaaggacTTGGGAAGAGAAGTTTTGCAATAAAGCACAAGAACCGACTACTGATTCCATCAAATTTTTTAGCtaatatttcagaagaaatatcTTACtttatgtaaattaaaaaattaaagtagtatctgacaacttttttttcaaaggctAGAAAGATAATGAAGACATAACTTACCAAAGTGCCAAAACCTAATGTCCAGAAATGCTCATTTCGAACTTCCAGCACACCATCCAAAGTTGAAACCTAATTTTACACAAACATCCACAAATACGAAAATAAATTAGAAGTCTCAAATCCTTTTAGAAATGTACTTTTATACATAAATTAttaacaaataattttcagtagTGAAATGAAAGCTCCACACACTGAACAGATGATGTCTGTTAATGTCACTAATGCTTATCTAACGTACTTTTACTACCCTTAAACATCCAAATCCATCAAAAAAGTTTTAAGGAATTTCAAGTAACTCTTGCTGCCAAATTGTAGTATGTTCTCAACTTGATATGCTGTAATTCAACAGCTGCCTGtactccttttcctccttcaatTCACATCTGTAAACCACTTCAATAGCAGctcaaatttaaataaaaacagccTGCACTATTTAGGTAGTATCAGATTTGTTCCAGATACCTAAAAGATACTACTCAACTTGGAAAGGAAGATTCATATTTTCTACATGCagctaaaaaaatataaaaaaaaaattatgttagCTAACTTCTTGGACTAGTCAGAAAAATTTTTCACATTCCTGAATGCTTATTAGCTGTACACACTGTGATATATATCACACTGACTTACCTCTCTAAGAAGTTTATCTAACTGGCCAATCACATGAGGTGGGGTTGTcttcaaaaagaagaaaagaaaatacaagttaTAATAAAGATTAACTGGCCCTGTTCAAGTAAAAGAGCCTTTAAGTCTGGTCCACCCACACAAGAGACCAATGGCATTTTCATAAATTCTTATGACTTTGTGATGCATATTTGCACAACTAACATTCTTGTAGCATGTCACAAACTCCCATGGGACACTTCCTATTTGCTAGCTTAAATCAGATTTCAAGGTTTGCTTTTTCGTTTTTAAATGAGGCCatttaacaaaaccaaaaccacaaaatctgTTGATTTGAGAGGAGGCTGTCTTACCTGGAGTAATACTTTCCCACTGTAGACACTCATGGGATACATGGTACCAAATGTCATCAAAGCAATTGCTATAGCAGAGGCTGTGTCCACAGCAAAATAATTGCTAGGGAGaaagcaattttaaagaaacattgatatttacatttttgaaaagcagaacaaCTTACTTatgattcttttttctttcttttaaattatatacACTTACAGAAATTTACACATACCAATCTCATTTGAACTCTCATTCATCTTGGACAATAGACAGATGCATTCATAGAGTTGCAATGCCATTCATACAAAATGCAGTTCTAGATCAGATCATTCCTTTCAtgcaaaaaatgtattttcccaCAGACTGGATACAAAAAGAACTACTGTTTTAAAACAACAACTGCACATACTTGATTTCAATGAGCATATATGTAATGCAAAGAGCCAGAGCTCCAGCAATATCAATCAAGACAAAAGGGTTCATCCGTGGCAGAAAGATGCTACTCAATCCTGGGATGATTCCACAAATACtgcaacaaaacagaaaaagcagttGTCAGCCAGCTCTTCATCACTACTTTGAAATTCCAAAATTACACACATTATTTAGCATTTGACTTCTAACACATTTTGCTGTCACAGCATATGATGAGTACTGTATGTAAAGGCCCCACTAATTCTACTCAAAGGCTGCTGTCAGCAAAAATTAATCAAGTGTTTCTTTCTGGGAATATGATATAGCTGCATCAGCTGTATG is part of the Poecile atricapillus isolate bPoeAtr1 chromosome 3, bPoeAtr1.hap1, whole genome shotgun sequence genome and encodes:
- the SLC30A6 gene encoding zinc transporter 6 isoform X1 is translated as MGTIHLFRKSQRSLVGKLTHEFRLVAADRRSWKILLFGAINLICIGFLLMWCSSTNSIALTAYTYLTIFDLFSLVTCLISYWVMMKKPSPVYSFGFERFEVLAVFASTVLAQLGALFILKESAERFLEQPEIHTGRLLVGTFVALFFNLFTMLSIKNKPFAYVSEAASTSWLQEHVADLSRSICGIIPGLSSIFLPRMNPFVLIDIAGALALCITYMLIEINNYFAVDTASAIAIALMTFGTMYPMSVYSGKVLLQTTPPHVIGQLDKLLREVSTLDGVLEVRNEHFWTLGFGTLAGSVHVRIRRDANEQMVLAHVTNRLYTLVSTLTVQIFKDDWIRPTLSSVPIANNILNLSDHHIIPMPSLKAADSLNPVTSTPAKPCSPPPEFSFNTPGKNVSPVILLNTQTKPYGLGFNHGSAPYSSVLNQGLGIPGMGTAQGFRTGFANAPSRYGTNARGQPRP
- the SLC30A6 gene encoding zinc transporter 6 isoform X2, whose product is MGTIHLFRKSQRSLVGKLTHEFRLVAADRRSWKILLFGAINLICIGFLLMWCSSTNSIALTAYTYLTIFDLFSLVTCLISYWVMMKKPSPVYSFGAERFLEQPEIHTGRLLVGTFVALFFNLFTMLSIKNKPFAYVSEAASTSWLQEHVADLSRSICGIIPGLSSIFLPRMNPFVLIDIAGALALCITYMLIEINNYFAVDTASAIAIALMTFGTMYPMSVYSGKVLLQTTPPHVIGQLDKLLREVSTLDGVLEVRNEHFWTLGFGTLAGSVHVRIRRDANEQMVLAHVTNRLYTLVSTLTVQIFKDDWIRPTLSSVPIANNILNLSDHHIIPMPSLKAADSLNPVTSTPAKPCSPPPEFSFNTPGKNVSPVILLNTQTKPYGLGFNHGSAPYSSVLNQGLGIPGMGTAQGFRTGFANAPSRYGTNARGQPRP
- the SLC30A6 gene encoding zinc transporter 6 isoform X3; this translates as MWCSSTNSIALTAYTYLTIFDLFSLVTCLISYWVMMKKPSPVYSFGFERFEVLAVFASTVLAQLGALFILKESAERFLEQPEIHTGRLLVGTFVALFFNLFTMLSIKNKPFAYVSEAASTSWLQEHVADLSRSICGIIPGLSSIFLPRMNPFVLIDIAGALALCITYMLIEINNYFAVDTASAIAIALMTFGTMYPMSVYSGKVLLQTTPPHVIGQLDKLLREVSTLDGVLEVRNEHFWTLGFGTLAGSVHVRIRRDANEQMVLAHVTNRLYTLVSTLTVQIFKDDWIRPTLSSVPIANNILNLSDHHIIPMPSLKAADSLNPVTSTPAKPCSPPPEFSFNTPGKNVSPVILLNTQTKPYGLGFNHGSAPYSSVLNQGLGIPGMGTAQGFRTGFANAPSRYGTNARGQPRP